In Thermosphaera sp., the sequence CCTTAAGTATTCTAAACCCAAGGAGAGTGTTTGTCGCGGCTGAAGAGTATAGTAGTATGGTGAATAGTGAAGTTAGAAACGCGTTAACATATGGATTCAACCAACTACCGCTCCTAATTGGATTAAAACGCATCGAGCTACAAAGGAACTCTGTGAGAATCGTTAGTGAAGAATTCAAGCTTGGAGACTTTTGCGGAGAACTGGTCGACCTCAAAGGACACTCACCAGGGCTCCTAGGGTTGACTATAGAAGACGCAATATTTGTCGCGGACTCAGTGTTCGGAGACAAACTCCTAGCAAGAGTTGGAATACCTTATCATTTCAACATCGAACTAGCTGTAAAAGCCCTAGAGAAAGCCCGAAAATATGCTGAAGACGGTTATTCAGGCATTCTCAGCCACGGTCCCTTCGTTAACAGCAAGAAGTTGGAAGAGTTCATCGACCTCAACCTCGATAGGCTTAGGAAGATAGAGGAGTTTACAATAGAATATCTCAGCCTACAATCGCTGTCGCTTGAAGAATTAGTAGCAAAGATCCTTGAAACCCTGGGATCACAATTGAGCATTGAAAACATAATATTGGGGACGGTGACGGTCAACTCGATTCTCTCCAAATTATCCAGGGATCGGGGGCTAACAGCGGAATTGAGGGACAACGTTGTAAAGTACCGTTTGGGGAGGAAATAACGTTGGTTATTCAAGACTAGACACAATTATAGAGACTGATTAAGATCAGAACTCAAGACCTTCATCACGGGTTTTCAGGTCTCCCGAGATCATCATGCACACATACATATTCGCGTAGGATGTTATATCTTTACTCCCTTCTCTCTAGGGAAAAAGGACACAGCCTCTTAAAGACGCAATAGCTACATTCCCACTCGTATTTCGGATGATCCGCGTCCTCCAAGAGAGTCTTGACGAGAGACTTTAGATTTATGCCTTCTCTCCTAACTAGGAATTCCACGATCTTTTCGGGGGTGATGTAAACGAGTGTTCCGTAATCGTAATTTAAAATCTCGAGATAAATTTTCAACTGACTAACGTGATGCTCCTTTGGAACATCCTGAGCTGAACGCGCTGTTTTAATCTCGACGACCAGACCCTCATCCCTCTTCAAAGCATCGACCCTGCCCCTTAACGTATATTTTTCACCGTCAACGTCGATTTCAGCGGAAATCTCCACCTCCGTGTTAAAACCTTTCTCCATCAAGAGTGAAGCAATGCCGGCGTGAACAAGATTTCCGAGCACTGCTGATGGTTCAAACTTTATGGTCAACTCTGGATACATCCTTCTGAAAAAATATTTGCGAGTACATCCCACTAAGTCTGTAACGTAGATCAAGTGTGGATCTTTCAGCTCTTCGAGTCTATGAAGCTCTTCTTTGACGTATTTCTCGTAAAGTATTCGCGTTATTTTCTCGTCAGGCTTAACATAGACTGTCAATTTCAAACACCATGTATCTACAATAACTATGTAAATACGTGTCTCCCGTATTTATTCTTCTCAAAATATCAGAAGCCAATTCTCGAGTCGCTCTCCCAGTATTATCCGGAAGCCTAGTTAACTGGAAGAACCCAACCTCCTCTGCATCCGAACCAGGTCTTAAACTACCACCAATCCTTTGCAGTAGAAACTCTATAATTACATAGTGAGGTTGCTCTTTTACCCTCGGTATTAATTCAACGATTCCGTAAATGCCTGTGGGCTCTACACTGAGGCCTGTCTCCTCTAGAATTTCTCTTTTAACAGCATCAACGGCTGTTTCTCCATGCTTCTGCCTTCCGCCAGGTATGCTCCAAAAGCCTTTGCATGGATGGTTCTTTCTTTTTACGAGAAGAATGGACGAGTCTTCGATCAATATGCCTCCAACGGAGGGTATAGGAATCATTTTCCTCCTACCACGTTCTTCAGGTACAATTCTAGATATGTCTCCTCGACTATTGAAAACTTTCTCGAATACTTCTCGATGAGTCTTTTAAAATCCAGAACTGCGTCATCCTTTTTCATTTCAATCTCAAAGAAAACGCCCAGCGGCTCGAAGAAATCTATGGAGGCTTCCATACCCTCCTTCGCGAGAATCAATCTCTTCTTACTAAGCCTCCACTGAATTGTGAACCCAATTTTCCTTAACAATGCAAGTGCTCGAGAGTAATCATCGGGGTCAAGTCTCAACTCAATTTCTTCACGAGCCTTAACTCCGTCTTCAAAACCTTTAATCCGGGGACCTTTATACGTCAGCCTTAGGCTTGATCCTTCAGTGCATGTTCTCTTTCTAAGTCTCAACGCCTGATCGCTTGTCGAGAACACGTGGCCCTCCTTATCAAAATAGATGTCCTCTTCATCACAAAAAGTCTTCACGGAGAAGCCGTCTTCAATGAGCATTTTCTTCAAATCCTGAGGATCGATCGAAACCCTAAACTTGACTTCCCTCTCCAATCCCTATCCCTTTACCTAAAACCTTCTGCTTGATCTTTAAAATAGTTTTCTCATTGACGCTCAAATCCTCTCTAGAGTTCGCATGATACATGGATCTTGAGGGATTT encodes:
- the cas4 gene encoding CRISPR-associated protein Cas4 produces the protein MTVYVKPDEKITRILYEKYVKEELHRLEELKDPHLIYVTDLVGCTRKYFFRRMYPELTIKFEPSAVLGNLVHAGIASLLMEKGFNTEVEISAEIDVDGEKYTLRGRVDALKRDEGLVVEIKTARSAQDVPKEHHVSQLKIYLEILNYDYGTLVYITPEKIVEFLVRREGINLKSLVKTLLEDADHPKYEWECSYCVFKRLCPFSLERRE
- the cyaB gene encoding class IV adenylate cyclase; the encoded protein is MEREVKFRVSIDPQDLKKMLIEDGFSVKTFCDEEDIYFDKEGHVFSTSDQALRLRKRTCTEGSSLRLTYKGPRIKGFEDGVKAREEIELRLDPDDYSRALALLRKIGFTIQWRLSKKRLILAKEGMEASIDFFEPLGVFFEIEMKKDDAVLDFKRLIEKYSRKFSIVEETYLELYLKNVVGGK
- a CDS encoding NUDIX hydrolase, producing MIPIPSVGGILIEDSSILLVKRKNHPCKGFWSIPGGRQKHGETAVDAVKREILEETGLSVEPTGIYGIVELIPRVKEQPHYVIIEFLLQRIGGSLRPGSDAEEVGFFQLTRLPDNTGRATRELASDILRRINTGDTYLHSYCRYMVFEIDSLC